TGAAAGAAGGTGAAACCATCGACATGATGCAAATGGCGGCAGTTGTTGGTGCAAATATAGAATAAATGTACCTAGTAGAAAAGGGCGCTCTGCTCGTCTAGATGCGGCGACGAAACTCTTTTCTTATTCACTGGGCTACGAAGGAAAGTTACCACCGCAAATTGTTGCGGAGCAGCGGGAAGTGGAGGCTGAAGTTCGTGAGTGGTATGAGCCGCGTACGCAAATCGTAACCATCGCAAGTAGAGATCTCTAAAATAACGATTATGCAGGAACTTGTGTCTGTTTGACCCTGGAGCCCCAACTATCATTTTGCAATGATTTCAACCTAGCCAGCAGTGATTTGTATTTGAAGACATTGCTGCCCAATAGAGTCGCTAATTTGATTTTGAATTCCGGTAGGAGGACGGGCTCGTCTGTGATTTAATCTATCCTTAAGACCATGGATAAACTTACTACTCAAGATCATCTCGACCACGAATGGTCAACATGAAACCCTACCAGCTTCAACGTTTCACGGCGCTCTTAGCCATCTTGGTGCCCATTTTAATGGTCCTGCCACTGTGGCATTTCAATGTTTTTATGAGTTGGCCCAGTCTACTCTTTTTGTTGGGCGCGGCTGGAGTCTTGCAAACATTCTTAACCAATCAGAATCTTCCGTTTGTTTGTCTAAGCGCTCTACAAGAGCCAGAAGAAAAGACCGACTTTCACCACATCTGCGCGACTGCATATCTTTTTGCCAGCTGTATTCCGGGAATTGTACTTGGCTATTCGCTATACAGCCGCGTGAGCGAACCCAGTTCTCTCGGACCCATTTTGGCTGTTATTTTTCTGACCTTTGTCTATGGGCTGATAAGCTACCTGGTGCACTTTCTCTTCATGGCCCTGCAACCAGGAGCCCATGCCAACCCCACTCGAGAAGCATCTTGGCTGCAAGAGCATCACTTTCAACTGAGGCGAGTGTTTTTGTTCACGATAGGTGTCGTTGCATGCAGCACCCTAACCGTACTGATAAGCTTCATGGGTTCAGGCGAAAAATATGGTATTGAGATTGCCCAGTACGACCAACTGGTCGACCGCTTACTTAGTTCATCCCAAGAGTGGCTGCTGATATTATTTCATTACAGCCAACTACCTTGGTGGGTCCTGGTGATCAGCCTCTTTTATAAACTGATCTTCTGGAGCCGAGGCCGCCTAGGCTTTGGATCCGAGAACAATCCATGGATTCTGAGTAACTTAACGCTGGTCTTTGGCGTAATTGGCACCATTGCCATATTCATTAATATGCTGGTCAACCTCGACACGCCCTACGGGTTTATGCTGCCCATCGCCCCGATTCTGACTTTGCTATTATCGGGGGGACTTAGCATGTGGTTGAGTCGTACCGTTCGAAACCAAAAGCTGCCAAAGTACCAGGTAGAGACCGAGTTTATCTCACCTCTATTGTGGACGCGTGTGTTTCAGATCGCTTGCTTTGCCATCATTACTTTCGCCCTGAGTATCGGTGGCTTTGAGGCCCTTGCCGAGTCGTTTTTGAGTATTGGTCTGATGTCTTTATTTGGGATTTACAGTTTGTCGCGCCAGCGTAAATTAGAAACGATGGTGGACCGGCGAACTCAGGATCTACAACTGGCCAATAAACGCAACGAGTCGCTCTTACACAATGTGCTTCCTGTCAGTATTGCTGAACGTCTCAAAAAAGATAAAGAGGAAATCATTGCCGATGACCACCACCAAGTCAGCATTCTTTTTGCCGACATCGCGGGATTTACGGCTATGTCATCGGAGATGAACTCGGGCGAGTTAGTTAAACTTTTGAGTTTAGTATTTGCCCGCTTTGACACCCTGGCCCAAAAACACGGGGTAGAAAAAATTAAAACCATTGGGGACGCCTACATGGTCGCGGCGGGCGTACCCACCGAGCGCAGTGACCACGCCCATGCGTTGGCGGGATTTGCTCTGGATATACAGCGCGAACTTAAAATCATCTCACAGGAGTTAGGTCGTCAACTGGATATTCGGATTGGTATCCACAGTGGTGCCGTAACGGCGGGTGTCATCGGTACCCAAAAATTTGCATACGACCTATGGGGCGACACGGTCAACACCGCGAGCCGGATGGAATCCAATGGCAAAGTAGGAGCCATTCAAATCTCCGAAGAAACCAAAGTGCTGCTTGAAGATGCGTTCGCGGTTGAGCAACGGGGTAAGGTTTCCATGAAAG
This genomic window from Deltaproteobacteria bacterium contains:
- a CDS encoding adenylate/guanylate cyclase domain-containing protein, whose amino-acid sequence is MGSGEKYGIEIAQYDQLVDRLLSSSQEWLLILFHYSQLPWWVLVISLFYKLIFWSRGRLGFGSENNPWILSNLTLVFGVIGTIAIFINMLVNLDTPYGFMLPIAPILTLLLSGGLSMWLSRTVRNQKLPKYQVETEFISPLLWTRVFQIACFAIITFALSIGGFEALAESFLSIGLMSLFGIYSLSRQRKLETMVDRRTQDLQLANKRNESLLHNVLPVSIAERLKKDKEEIIADDHHQVSILFADIAGFTAMSSEMNSGELVKLLSLVFARFDTLAQKHGVEKIKTIGDAYMVAAGVPTERSDHAHALAGFALDIQRELKIISQELGRQLDIRIGIHSGAVTAGVIGTQKFAYDLWGDTVNTASRMESNGKVGAIQISEETKVLLEDAFAVEQRGKVSMKGKGELMTYFLLGTWEQS